ACCTCAAGACTTCAGGAACAAGCTGGCTCAGAGCTCTGGAGACATTGGCTGAGGCTCGGCCCGAACTCTTTTTCCAAGTTTACCGGATTGCCTACGATACTTTCGAGGAAAACGCCAAAGCCTACCATGTTTCGGTCAGAAAGGAGGAACTGCCCGTAACCCCGGAAAACATAACCAAGCAGGATCTGCGAATGCTCTTTGTGGATCCAAGAATACGGCAGCTCCTTCACATTGCCTACGGTTCAGTTCTCGATGCCTTAGGAGAGGAGTTGCGGGAAGTTCTGGCTCAGGAAGAAGAACGACACTACGGCAAAGTAGAGGAAAATATCAGAAAGCACCTTTTAGCGCTCTTTGGGGAAAGCTTTAAGGAGGTGTGACTTTATGTCCTCACTGGAAGAAATGTTCTCCGTAAAAGGGAAGGTTCTCCTTTTCACCGGAGGTGCTGGAGTTTTAGCATCTTCCCTGGCGCGAGAGCTTGGGAAAATGGGGGCCAGAATCGTTCTCACCGACATTGCTCCCCTTGGTGGCCTTGTGGAGGAATTTCAGAAAGAAGGAATAGAAGTTGCGGGTTACAGAATGGATGTCCTGAACCGGAAAGAAGTGGAAGAAGTGGCCAGGGAGGTCGTGCGCACTTTTGGGAGAGTTGATGCCCTTTTCAACGCCGCAGGAGGGAACATGAAGGAGGCAACAACTTCTCAAGAGGTTACCTTTTTCGACTTGCCTCTTGAAGCCCTGGAGAGAGTGGTTCGCCTCAACCTCTTTGGTGGTGCTATTATCCCCTCGCAGGTCTTTGCGAAAATCATGGTCACCCAGGAGGAGGGGGGAAGCATCATCAACTTTTCCTCCATGGCGGCGTTACGCCCTCTGACTCGGGTGGTGGGCTACTCGGCTGCAAAAGCGGCGGTTTCGAATTTCACTCAGTGGCTTGCAGTGTACATTGCCCGGGAATTCACCCCTAAGGTACGGGTCAACGCCTTAGCTCCAGGCTTTTTCGTCACCAAGCAGAACTACTACCTGCTCTACAACGAGGATGGGACCTTAACTCCTCGAGGGAAGGCAATTCTTGACCACACCCCCTGCGGGAGGTTTGGAGAACCAAAGGACCTTTTGAGCACTGTTCTCTG
This genomic interval from Candidatus Caldatribacterium sp. contains the following:
- a CDS encoding SDR family oxidoreductase, with translation MSSLEEMFSVKGKVLLFTGGAGVLASSLARELGKMGARIVLTDIAPLGGLVEEFQKEGIEVAGYRMDVLNRKEVEEVAREVVRTFGRVDALFNAAGGNMKEATTSQEVTFFDLPLEALERVVRLNLFGGAIIPSQVFAKIMVTQEEGGSIINFSSMAALRPLTRVVGYSAAKAAVSNFTQWLAVYIAREFTPKVRVNALAPGFFVTKQNYYLLYNEDGTLTPRGKAILDHTPCGRFGEPKDLLSTVLWLLSPASSFVTGVVVPVDGGFSAFSGV